The segment AAACCACCCAAAAGATGAAATCAGAAAGACAACAAAAGAGATCAGGAAACATAGCTCAGAAAATCCATGATAAGAAGATGAAACGTATTGCCAAGAGGGAGAAGAAACTTATGCGCCCTGGGTTCGAAGGTCGCAAGGAAGGTTTTATCAACGAAAGCACCGGATAAAAAGTGGAGAAGTAAGTGCAACCTTTACAATTTCTCTCCCAGTTTTGCTCTCTAGCTTTGAGGTTGGAAATGAAATTTGTTGATTTATTCACATCCTTGATAACCTTCGCCTCATATATATGTTTGGGAACGTCATTTTAACATCAAAATCTGCGGACCCAATTCATCAATCAAATCAGTTACCACCCTAGTTTGAAACTTCCCTTGATCAGCATCAGGTTAAAGATTATTAGTTCGAGAATGTATTGTCTTTGGCAGTGTTCGTATTTAGTTCACAAATTACCAAGCAATGCTCGTTTGAGTAGTACTTAGTACACAAATTTTTGTCTAATATGTAGTTCTCTTACAACCAAAATTTAGACTAGCCagtgttcttagttttaaAGTTCGATTGGTCTATGTATGGGACCGATAAATGGGCTTCATGATTATGATTTTACAACCTTGATTCACCCTAAGATGATATCGCAGgtaattctatttctcaatCCTTCTAGACTTGAGAAAGTGTTGCAACCGCCTTCAATGGCGTTTtgcattttattaattagtgTTCTATAGGCTTATCTTCTTGTTACGAAAATGGCAGTTCATTACTGGTTACATATATTGGTTTAGTGTTGCTCTGTACATATCCTTTGTTTCATTGTGAAACATCCCAATCTCTTATTAAACATCCTACATTGAGGTTTTGAAAGAGATGACAGAACCAGAAACTATGTCCTTACACGAAAACAaagcaagagaaaaaaaaaaccaactgATATCATACATAATAACCAACCATCTGTTCTAAACCACCCTGGTCCCGGCAGTTCCCTTGGGAGGCTCTCCAGGAACTGCACTTCCTCCGCCCATGCCATAGTCGGTATCCCAATAACCAGGGCCGTAGCGGCGGCTGAAGATCCCAGCGTGGAGCAGGAGCAGATACAGAAGCTGGGTGATtgtcaatattattatgaaaGCTTCCACAACTCTCAGCCTCCACCCTCTGTGGCCTCCTATGCTGATTTGCTTGCAGGCCAAGCTGCGGAAAGGGAAATGAAAAGGAATCTTAGAATTACGTCTCTAAATAGAAGAGAAATGGTTGTGGAAGTTATAGAAAGTTACCCAAAAGCTAGAACAGTTACGGCCCAAGTGAGCAATGAAGTTGATCCTGCGCCGGCGAGGCTGTCACTCCTCCAAGCTCTGATATGGTAGAGTCCAGCCAGTTTTGATGCCACTCCCATAACTGCTGTTAGCATTGCAAATGTCAAGAAAAACGGCGTTGCTCCGTTGCCTCCCATACCTTGTGCAGTCCAAAAACAAACGTCAAtatcttttttgggttaaaaaaaatgaggccGAACAATCTAAACATAGCTCATGATTAGCATAATTATGCTTGTAAAAGTTGACAATTTGTGTTCAGGAGAGAGATTTTGCATTTTCTCCCACAAGAACAAACATCGATCTCACGTAATGAAGTAATGAAGCAttctaaaatctctccctGAAGTAATGGAGTAACGAAGCattccaaaatctctctcaagCATCTTCCTCCTTAGAAGACATGTTCCCGTGAAAATATCTTCCTCTTttgaagacatgttttaaagacCTTGACGCGTCctaaaatctctccctaacagacgtcgTCTGGGAAAATATCTTCCTCCTTAGAGGATATGTTTTAAAGACCTTGaagaaaaatctctccctaatcgGATGcgttctaaaaaccttgagggaaagtgtTGGAAGATGTTTTGAAGACCTCGAGGAAAAGCGTGtaaaaatctcttcctagatgcattttaaagacCTAGAGGAAACgcgtgtgaaaatctcttcctagaaGCATTTTAAAGACAGGAAAAGCGTGTGACAAACTCTTCATAGCCTCGTTTTAAAGACCTAAggaccttgagggaaagcatgtgaaaatctctttctaaaaGAGTCATttttcgttttaaaaactttgaagttaAACTCGAAAACgagtccaaaaaggacaaacATCTACCAACGATGAGTTTGCCAGCGATGACGTTAGACTGTCAAGTACATTCTCAAGGACGGAAAATgatcaaaaaatcaaaagaaaatggttgaaaaGACACCAAGAACTACATAACTTGATGCAAGACTCCAAACATTGAAAAGCAAAACTTACTAGGATGGTAGGTTGTGCCATTGATGTATCTATTAATACACCAACTAGCAAACCCAAGGAGAATAAAATACATGATCAAGTTGAGAAACAGCAATGGAGCTGCCATGTTCCTTCCCATGGTTTGAGCCATCTTCCTGTCTCCAAAAACCAGAAGTAAACAACAGCTGcaaagatgatgatgatattatCACAAACCGAAAGCAGATAAGGCAAAAGCTTTTAATACATTCCCACATCGACCAGAACATGTAGTAATGAGACATATATAGGAGAACAAAGGTTTGGACATTACGGACACGTGTGGACCATCTGTGTTGCATGCTTTGTTACAGGCACACGTGTTAGGACACTTGTCAATGGGGTTCCTTTCGAACCCCCTCTGGGAATGCCATCTCGAAGTTGATCAAACGGTGCAGATTTGCTATCCAGTGAGGCTCAAAAGTGGCTTCTTTTGTTGTGTGGTTTGATATGTATGGCAGCAgaagaaagaataaagaataaagagaATTATGTCTCTCATTAGTGTGGGAGGTGAGGTGAGGTGAGGTGTGAGTTCTCTCTGTTCCCAAGAACACAACTACAAACATAACTGCATCTTATGCTCTTTCCAACTTACTGGAAGGTTTATGATTTGTTAACACTTTAAGATTAGATATGGATTTGTTCATAAATGGTGCAATAGGTATATGATTggtccttcatcttcatcacaTTTTCCCCGTTTTGGCCgattacgtattgtcgttagcttcacgattttaggaaaaggttttcttcccctctcaaatcaatgtgagatctcaccatcCATCCCTCAATGGGCCCAacttcctcgctggcacattgctcgatacatagctctgataccatttttcgATTTGTGCGTGTTATCTTTCCGCAGGGCCTACGCTAATCTTCACTGAATCATTCCAATTTTATCGAATGTCTTCggagtgtgagatctcatattgattggaaagggaaacgaagccttataagggtatggaaacctctctccagTAGACACGTTCTGAAACTAtaaggctgacgacgatacgtaacgggccaaagcaaacaatatttactagtcgAGTTTGTTTGTATGGAGTCTCATTACCGTGGGAGCAgtgagttttcattttttccttttataaaccCTTTTATATTAGATATGAGTTTCTTAAGACTTTTCTCTTGATGTTTATCATATTTTCCCATTTCATCCCTGCCCTTCACTGAGTGGTGTAGCTACGATGATAAGGTCTAATTTATCTGGACGACACAGTCAAGTCCactactaataaatattgtccgctttgacctattatatatatggccgtcaacctcacggttttaaaacgtgtctattagggagagttTCATATTCtgataagaaatatttcgttttcaaagtgaaaaaaaaaaaattaaaaaataaataatataattataggtaattattaaagttattttacggctcaaattaaatatttgaaaacttaaaaatagaaatataatattagcGGTTGCAAttgaatttataaactttagTGTTTGAcactgtattttttttttaaattataataatttaatttatgaattttagtaaataataatttaattttctatcataaagaaaatattaaatttaatgaaatttctttaaattaatagcTTGATGATTAAtggttatatttataaattataaacattaGGTCATTGCGTGAAAAAAATTAAcgcttaatttaaaatttttaattttgagtatatcaaattgttatttttttaaaaaatatttttaagaaataaatgtgtttttttaaaaaactttatttatatatttatttttaaaataagaaaatgaaaatctctcctcgAACTCATGGTGGTAACTGAGCGGCTCTCTTCGAATTTCAGTAAGCCGTAAGATAGAGCGGCCGATGTTTCTTTGAGAGAAGCACCCGCGTCGAACTGCGGAAGTTGATCGCGCCGGCGGCAGATTTTCATTTGGGTTAGTCTGGATTTCTTTGAACATCCCCTTTTATTCTCCTGTTCTCATTTCTGCTTGTGAATCTTTGATTGTTTCTATCATTGATATCGTTTTAATTTCTCTGCTGCATTGTTTCGTACCCCGCTTATGATGTGTGCttcttaatttgatttaaattgcCTTCAAAGCTTGAAATCTTCATGGGgttcttcatttttagctGTTTTCGTTGATTTGCAGTTGTGTTCTTGAACTGTTTGATGCTGGAAGAAGATTAGGGACTACAGAAATGGCATTTGCAGCAGTGCGATGCATTCGATCTCAATCTTTGTTGCTTCACCCTGCTGCTTTGTTTACTCAAAGGAGGAAAGTTATGTATTTTTCTGTGAAAGCCTCGCAATCCCAAACAGCAActcaaggaaagaaaaggccTACAGCGATTTCACCACATTTTGATAAACAGATTATTGATCAAATTTCCAAGAACTATGAAGCAATTATTGGTATTGAAACCCATGTCCAGCTCTCCACTTTCACCAAGGCCTTCTGTAGCTGCCCTTACAATTATGGTTCTTCCCCAAACACTAATATCTGCCCCATTTGTATGGGGCTTCCAGGTGCCTTGCCTGTTTTGAACTCAAAAGTGATTGAGTTTGCGGTGAAGTTGGGTCTTGCACTAAACTGCAGTTTGTCTTTCAGCTCAAAATTTGATAGGAAACAGTACTTTTA is part of the Cucurbita pepo subsp. pepo cultivar mu-cu-16 chromosome LG12, ASM280686v2, whole genome shotgun sequence genome and harbors:
- the LOC111807821 gene encoding membrane protein PM19L; this encodes MAQTMGRNMAAPLLFLNLIMYFILLGFASWCINRYINGTTYHPSMGGNGATPFFLTFAMLTAVMGVASKLAGLYHIRAWRSDSLAGAGSTSLLTWAVTVLAFGLACKQISIGGHRGWRLRVVEAFIIILTITQLLYLLLLHAGIFSRRYGPGYWDTDYGMGGGSAVPGEPPKGTAGTRVV